Proteins from a single region of Strix uralensis isolate ZFMK-TIS-50842 chromosome 12, bStrUra1, whole genome shotgun sequence:
- the LOC141948702 gene encoding leukotriene B4 receptor 1-like encodes MSQTEESSIHSTWNIVRSVVCIILSLSFIIGTPGNCIVIWTVCTKMKQVSPSVLLILNLAIADVLVLITLPIWIYSFADSWVFGVIFCKILVFIIYCSMYASIFLITALSLERLMAVFYPFTIQRYKTKEKISLVMFLIWFLSITFGISVIPFQETEEMNGGLLCTCRNYSSNRQKVSYLLLETLAGFVIPFLIICTCYMCVARRISRMSYQSKQRSERLIASIVVAFILCWFPHHLFNILDIISIQIELSNEEMSLALDEIVSRGVYISGALVFISSCINPLLYAFAARRFQNHLRFAKISKLFEQMSQTVTEEDKKKSLVVTKQEDTLLNTENL; translated from the coding sequence ATGAGTCAAACTGAGGAAAGCAGCATCCACTCAACATGGAATATTGTGAGGTCAGTAGTCTGCATAATACTGAGCTTGTCATTTATTATCGGGACCCCTGGAAATTGCATCGTCATCTGGACTGTTTGTACCAAAATGAAACAAGTATCTCCTTCAGTCCTGCTGATCCTGAACCTGGCCATTGCAGATGTCCTTGTACTGATTACCTTACCAATTTGGATTTACTCTTTCGCTGACTCATGGGTTTTTGGAGTAATCTTCTGCAAAATACTGGTTTTCATTATTTACTGCAGCATGTATGCTAGTATATTTCTAATTACAGCACTGAGCTTGGAGCGGTTAATGGCTGTGTTTTACCCTTTCACAATTCAAAGatacaaaacaaaagaaaagatttctttgGTCATGTTCCTCATTTGGTTCCTGTCTATTACTTTTGGCATTTCTGTCATTCCATTTCAAGAGACAGAAGAAATGAACGGCGGACTACTATGCACATGTCGCAACTACTCTTCTAATAGACAGAAAGTGTCGTATCTTTTGCTGGAGACTCTTGCAGGTTTTGTAATcccttttttaattatttgcactTGTTACATGTGTGTTGCGAGAAGAATAAGCAGAATGAGTTACCAATCTAAGCAGCGATCGGAACGGCTCATCGCCAGCATTGTGGTGGCATTCATTTTGTGCTGGTTCCCTCATCATCTCTTTAACATCCTAGATATTATTTCAATTCAGATAGAACTCTCTAACGAGGAAATGTCTTTGGCATTGGATGAAATTGTAAGCAGAGGAGTGTACATCTCTGGAGCACTTGTATTCATCAGTAGCTGTATTAACCCTCTACTTTATGCTTTTGCTGCACGAAGATTTCAGAATCACCTGAGATTTGCCAAGATATCGAAGCTGTTTGAACAGATGAGTCAGACTGTAACagaggaagacaagaaaaaaagtttggttgTAACCAAACAAGAAGATACTTTACTAAACACGGAAAATCTCTAA